A genomic segment from Triticum dicoccoides isolate Atlit2015 ecotype Zavitan chromosome 1A, WEW_v2.0, whole genome shotgun sequence encodes:
- the LOC119355905 gene encoding BTB/POZ and MATH domain-containing protein 2-like — translation MSFAGVSVVAAGRLRQPSAEPAKIYAGSSAAGSGSWYHLLVADGFSRIKHLPAGQCIKGCSFRAGGYPWALWFYPNGDHPDDAGFVSVFLVLDQEHVEQPVKAHAWFSFIDELDKQDPAFIRSREAIDFNTSELIWGWHRSIKVEHLKGGCFTIRCDFIIAEAATAPLIEVPPSNMSEHLNHLFVTKLGADVTFEVGHETFTAHRCVLASRSSVFMAELFGPMKEGIATAGAIQIQDMEPNIFKSLLHFIYTDSMPKMEPDGEAEREEAGDEVMWLQHLLAAADKYDLQRLKSMCEKRLSRRIDLSSVLSIINLAAQHHCRGLKEACLEFLKVQSGEDFAAVADLCGDVAVEEDPDGLGALQLLENLISSTLTSIRKPTDDQGRKGENVHAVMPSIDFESKGNK, via the exons ATGTCGTTCGCCGGTGTATCCGTAGTTGCTGCCGGCAGGCTGCGGCAGCCGTCCGCGGAGCCTGCCAAGATCTACGCCGGCTCCAGCGCAGCCGGCAGCGGCAGCTGGTATCACCTGCTTGTGGCGGATGGTTTCTCCCGCATCAAACACCTGCCCGCTGGACAGTGCATCAAGGGTTGCTCCTTCAGAGCTGGAGGCTATCCATGGGCTCTGTGGTTCTATCCCAATGGTGATCACCCAGATGATGCCGGTTTCGTGTCCGTCTTTCTTGTCCTTGATCAGGAGCATGTTGAACAGCCCGTGAAAGCGCATGCGTGGTTTAGTTTCATTGATGAGCTTGACAAGCAGGATCCTGCATTCATCCGTTCAAGGGAAGCAATTGACTTCAATACAAGTGAATTGATTTGGGGTTGGCATCGTTCCATAAAAGTAGAGCACCTCAAGGGGGGTTGTTTCACCATCCGGTGCGATTTCATCATCGCCGAAGCTGCCACTGCTCCCTTGATTGAGGTCCCACCATCAAACATGAGTGAGCATCTGAACCATCTCTTTGTGACCAAGCTGGGCGCCGACGTGACGTTCGAGGTCGGCCATGAGACATTCACCGCGCACCGTTGTGTGCTCGCGTCCCGTTCCTCTGTCTTCATGGCAGAGCTCTTCGGCCCCATGAAGGAGGGGATTGCTACAGCCGGTGCCATTCAGATACAAGACATGGAACCAAACATCTTCAAGTCCTTGCTCCATTTCATCTACACTGACTCAATGCCAAAGATGGAGCCTGATGGAGAAGCAGAGAGGGAAGAAG CTGGAGACGAAGTTATGTGGCTTCAACATTTGCTTGCGGCAGCGGATAAGTATGATCTCCAGCGCCTCAAGTCCATGTGCGAAAAGCGCCTGTCTCGGCGCATAGATCTGAGCTCGGTGCTTTCTATCATCAATCTAGCAGCACAGCACCATTGCCGTGGACTCAAGGAAGCCTGCCTtgagttcctcaaagtccagtctGGTGAAGACTT cgccgccgtggccgacctgTGTGGCGACGTGGCAGTAGAAGAGGACCCTGACGGCCTTGGCGCTCTTCAGTTGCTCGAGAACCTGATCAGCAGCACACTGACCAGCATCAGGAAGCCGACCGACGACCAGGGGAGGAAG GGTGAAAACGTCCATGCGGTCATGCCTAGTATAGATTTTGAATCAAAAGGGAATAAATGA